TCCGTTTTCGTTATGGTAAAAAATAAATAATAAAATGATAATTCCATATAACCTATGGTTTTTATACGATTTGAAATGATTCTTTTTCATCTTATTGACTTGTATTTATTAGATACTGATTGCTGTATGTTTATTTATCTTTTGAATTATGTAATAAAAGTATGATGATAATTTTTTAGTATTAGGCTTAATAAAATTGAAATCTGATAAATTAGGGCTTTGACTTTGCTTAAACTGATAGAAAATGTTCATTTTCTATATCATTTTTTTTAAATCACATCTATATTTTCTATTTTTAGGATAATATAATCAATTATATTGCAGATAAATAAAAAACACAACGCTTTTAAGAAAAATATACCCAAAAAAACAACAAAAACAACAACGCTATACAAATACCATAGATTAAAATATTTTGTTTTAGTTGTTTTTTTCTTAATTTACTTCTGATAGCTGATTTTATACGCTCCAATTCCTCTTCGGATATTTCTTTCTCTTCAGATATTTTATCATTTACTTCTGACTTCCACCGATTGTTAGTTGTTTTATCTTTTTTGGCACGATATTTCTCACGCAAAGCATTGTTTGCATTTGTTCTTTTTATCATATCCAATACGTGTCCGCCAAAACTCATAATTGCACTTTGTTTTCCAATTGATTGCGTTAAAATAAATGATAGTTAATCAGTTAAGAAATTGATTTTTTGTATTTATTTTGATGATATTCCTTGATTTTACTCAAAAAAAATGCAATTTGACACAAGAAATAATCTATATTATGAAAAATAATACTCTTTTTTGAGTGTCATATAGAGCTAAGCTAAAGTCTATTTGTATTTAAACTTTGACTTGGATTAGTTTGATAGAAACTATTATCGTATTGCTCGTCCAAACATTTGTAAAAACTGAGGCTCATCGGAAAGAGCGTATTTTGCATAACTATAAAGTTCACGTGTCCATTTATCTAGAGCTTCAAAGGCTTTGTTTTTGTCTTTTGTAGCTTGTTCGCTTTCATTTTTTTCCTGAGAATAAATGGCGTACAAATCTTTGGTTTGTGAGATTTCCGATTGTTTTTCAGTGATTATCTGTTGGGTGATTTTTACCCTTTCTAATGGAGTGCGTAGGGTTTCTTGCTCAGTTAAATTCTTATAAAACAAAGTCATTTCTTCTAAAAGTGCCACGATAGACTTTGAAGGACTTCCCTTTAAGGCTAATCTTACCTTTGCTTCTTCATTATTTTTAAAAATGAGCTTTGCTTTGTTGCGATGTTCGCGATAGGATTTAGAGGTTTCATCCATTTTTTGTTTGAAATTCAGATACGCAACACGTTCTTCTTCGGTTTCTTTCTTGTTAGAACCATACTGAGCTTGAGCCTTTTCGTAAAGTGCCTTTCCTTTAGCAATTTCCGATTGAGAATAGCCATAATCGTCTAATTTCTCGGCAATTTTGCTATTATTTTCTAATGTTTCAAAAAGAACTTTAGCATTTTGAAGCATTTCTTCGTTTGTAAAATAGATTTTAGAAGCCATAATTTTATATTTTTTATAGTTAAACAATTGTATTTTTAATTTTTTATCAAGGATTTTTATTTTAGCAAGTCACTTTTTTATTTTCCGTACTTACTTTTTAATTTTCTACTAAAATAAGTATTCATTCCGTACTTTCTTTTGTATTTTCCGCTTTTACTTATTTATTTTTTACACTGACTTATTCTTTTTCCGCTATTGCTTTTATGTATTTTATAATGACTTTTAATTATTTATAATTTACTACTTAGATTTTGTTACTTTATCCTTTTAACTTTATACTTTATCCTTTTAACTTTTAACTTGTGACTTGGATTTTGTTACTTTATCCCTTTAACTTTACCCTTTATCCTTACCTCTTGCAACTTATCAGTTACTTTTGCTGTCAAAGTTAGATATTTAGGATTTATTTTCCTAATTTTTGGAAAAGATTTTTTATGGATTTTTAATTGACTATGAGAATTTTAAGAAGATGTTAGAATTTTTGCTTTTATTGAAAAAAAAATAAAATAGAAAAAATAAATAATTTTTGTGATAATAAATGAAGTTAGAGAAAAAAGTCTGTGTACTAAAGCCTTATGGTTAATGAGTTTTAACTACTTTAATCCTAATACTGAAAAGGTTTACTATTTTTCTATATCATTGTTACTTTTTATCTTCAAAGAATTCAAACCAATTGCCGTCGGGGTCTTCAAAGGTAAGTAGTTTTCCGTAAGTTTCATATCGGATAGTGCCAATAAAATGAACATTTTGGCTTTTTAGAGTTTCGTAAAGATTTTCCATATCGTCCACTTCAAACATAATCCTTGTTTTTTGTGGTTTGACTTTTCCTTTCTCGGCAGGACGTTTGAGAATAGCAAAAGAAGTCGCCCCTAAGTCAAATTCTACCCAATCTTCCTGCTGAAATTTCAGTACAAATCCCAATTTTTGAAAGAATGCTTTAGAAACTTCCAAATCGCTCACATATACCCAACAGGCGTAGATTTTTTTGATGGTCATTTTGGTTTATTTTTAAATTAACTTAATGTATTTCTTTGTCGCTACGATACTTTTGAGAGCATACAAAAAATCCATTCAACTAAATGTCGTTGAATGGATTATATTTTAATACACACAGAAAAACATCGGCGATTAAAACATATCGTTTTCTTTGAGTTTTTCGGTGTTTTCGGCAAGTTGTAGCTCGTCGATAAGGCGTTGTACATCGCCGTTGATTACATTTTGCAAATCGTAAAGCGTCAGCCCGATGCGGTGGTCAGTTACACGTCCTTGCGGATAGTTATACGTACGGATTTTAGCACTTCTGTCCCCACTGGAAACCATACTTTTGCGTCGTGCCGAATCTTCTTCCATCTTTTTAGCCAATTCCATCTCGTACAAACGCGAACGCAACACTTTCAAAGCCTTATCCAAGTTTTTATGCTGTGATTTTTCGTCTTGGCAGCGTACTTCAATCCCTGTGGGAATGTGTTGCAACTGAATGGCGGAATACGTAGTGTTCACCGACTGCCCTCCAGGTCCTGTTGAGGTCGTTCTGATGATTTTAACGTCTGCCATATCTAATTCCACGTCAAATTCTTCTGCTTCAGGCAATACCATCACAGTCGCCGCCGAAGTATGCACTCGTCCTTGTGTTTCCGTTTGCGGAACACGTTGCACGCGATGTACTCCAGCCTCAAACTTGAGCGTTCCGTACACATTATCGCCCGTAACTTCAAAGATGATTTCTTTATATCCGCCCGAAGTTCCTTCGTTGTAATCCATTACAGATGTGTTCCATCCTTTTGATTGACAATATTTTGTGTACATACGATACAGATCCCCTGCGAAGATAGAAGCCTCATCACCTCCCGTTCCCGCACGGATTTCCATTACGGCATTTTTGGCATCTTCGGGGTCTTTGGGGATAAGCATAAAGCGGATTTCTTCTTCCAATTGAGGAAGTTTTTCTTTGGCTTCATCCAATTGCATTTTTGCCATTTCCACCATTTCGGCATCGGTTTCATTGGCGATAATTTCCTCAGCCTCACTAATGTTTGAAGTTACAATGATGTATTCCTCTCGCTTATCGATAAGTTCTTTGAGGTCTTTATATTCTTTATTTAACTGAATGTATCGCTTTTGGTCAGAAATAACATCAGGCTGAATAATCAAGTCTGAAATTTCGTCGAATCGTTGTTTTACAATGTTTAATCTGTCAAGCATTTTTTGAAATTGAATAGTTTCTTTTGAAAATTGGTTGCAAAAATAGTAAAAAGAATCATTTTTGAGTGCTTAATTCCCCATATCACGCTCTAATTGCTTGATTTCAGTCAAGTGTTGTATGATTTTATTAACATTTTCGAGCTTATCTACCTCAATAGGAATAGCTACTTTTACATATTCCCATTTGATAATCAGGTTTACTTTGTTTTCCGTCATATCTTCGAAGGAATATTCCAAGCGTTCTTGCAATGTTTTTTGAGTTTCAACAGGGACTTTAATCTCAATAGCATTTTCATTAGGGTCATAACTATAAGCACCCCAAGCATCGGCGTCATAGTTTAAAACGACAGTCCATTCTTTCTCTTGTGGGGTAATAAAAATGGCGTAAGTTCCTGCTTTTGTTGGTTTTCCTCCGAAAAGTACATCTTGCCCAAATTTGATGCTGGTTGCTTCATTGGCTCCAGCACGCCATATTTTTCCGTAAGGGACTAATTCGCCAAAAATTTTTCGTTCGCGAACTCCAGGTCGGCTATAATCTACAGAAATACTGGTTATTGAAAACTGTTGTGTAACGGTTTGTCGCGGACTTGCCATTGGGTATTTATAGTTTTGTGCGGTAATTATCCAAGTGGAGCACAAGGCAAAAAAAGTAAAGTAAAATTTCATAAACTATGATTTTAGGGTTAAGTTTTTTTAATGATTTTTCGAGAAAATACGCTTTCTTTTGTATTGGTTCGTTGGTTCTTTTCTTAAATCAGATTATTCAAAGGTAAGATTTATCAAAAAACCTCTTGATTTAATGCTGTTTAGGTTGCCTGTCCAATTGCTGTTAGGGTCACGGTCAGGAATCAGTTCGTTTTGCAAAGAGAATAGCCCCCTAATGGAAGGTGACATTCTAAAATAAGGCGTGTAAATATCTAGTCCTAAGCCTAATTCGTAAAAGAAAATGTGTTTTTTTACTCGAAAACGGCGTTCGGAATTATCCACACTAAGTCCTTGATTACTACTTAGATTGATTGTTGCTGAAGCTCCTATAGTAGCGTAGGGTTTGAAGTTGTACCAGCGTTCGGAACTGAATTTCAGTAACAAAGGAATGTAGATGTAGGTGGATTTAACCTGACGTAAAAAATTTCTTTTTCCTTCTATTCCAGGAAAGGTTAAATCTTTTTGGTTATAAACCAGTCCGGGCTCAAAACGAAGGTTTACATATTTTATCAGTCTTAAATCGCCACTAAGTCCCACATTAAAGCCCCAATTTTTTTCGATACCTACTTCTTTATTGAAGTTAGATGAATAATTCAAATCTTTATAGTCGAATTTGAAATCGAACCTATTTATCCCAAAGTAATATCCCCATTGTACATTTTTTTCATCGAAATGCTCCAAATTATACAAAGGCTCTTTGCGTTGCCCCCAAAGACTTGAAGCTCCTGCCCAACCTAAGCACAATAATGTTATAAAAAACGTATGTATTTTCATTGCTTTCTACCGAAATTAATTTTATCCCTTTTTATTACCTACGTAAATAGTAGCTACTCCGCCTAATGTTTGCGGAAAGTAATTGGTTTTTTGATATCCTACGTGCTCTAAAATGGCTTTGAATTTTTTACCATAGGGGAAAGAAGAAGCCGACTCGGAAAGGTAGGAGTATGCTGATTTATCTTTTGAAAAAAGTTTTCCGATAGTGGGCATCAGGAACTTGGTATATAAGTAATATCCTTGTCGGAAAGGGAATTTTTCAGGGACAGAAGTTTCTAGAACTACTAACTTTCCGCCAGGGCGCATAACTCGATAAATTTCAGATAGTCCCTTTTCCAAATTTTCAAAATTTCGCACCCCGAAAGCCACAGTTACGGCATCGAAAGTATCATCATCAAAAGGTAAATTTTCGCTATCGCCGTGCATCAGCTCGATGCGATGTGTCAGATTTTTTTTACTGATTTTTTCTTTTCCTACAGCGAGCATACCTTCAGAAATGTCTAATCCTACAACCTTTACCTCTGGAATTTGAGTTAGAGCGATAGCCAAGTCGCCAGTTCCAGTAGCTACATCAAGCACCTTTTTAGGGGTAATTTGAGCCACTTTTTCAACCACTATCTTTCGCCATTTTATATCGGAGCCCAACGAAATGACACGGTTCAATCCGTCATAATTGCCCGATATGTTATTGAACATTTGCCTAACTTGAGTTTTTTTTCCTTTATCAGAGTCTTTATAAGGAGTGATGTTATTTTTGGTCATAAAAATACGCTTGTTATTTTTTGCAAAGATAAACATTTAGTGTAAAAATCAGTGATTTATTAAGATTACTTTCAATTAGGTGTTTCGTGCTTTTCGTGTTTTTGTTTTGTAATCAAAAAAATTAACATTCTTTTGTATTTAATTATTTTTATTGTTGATTATATTTTTATTTGTTTTTTTATTAGTTAAAAAAATATATTCTGTTTAATATTTTTAGAATATTTTTTAACTTTATTTCATTAGGATTAAAATATTTGCTCATTATGTTTTTGGTCTTTTAAAAAATAATTTGATATTTGTAACGGACTAATTCAAAAACGTATATGATAATGAGAATGAAATTAACAGCAATTGTGATTCTTTTCTTTGTAGCGTTGAGTTTTTCTTTTGCTCAAGAAAAGACGATTTTTGGTGTGATTAAAGACAATTCAGGTATTCCTCTTGCAGGTGCTAATGTTCTGGTAAAAGGGACAACCGTTGGTGTGGAAGCTGATTTTGATGGAAATTACACCATACAGGCAAAAGAAGGAGCAGTTTTGCAATTTTCTTTTGTAGGTTTTGTAACCAAATCTGTCAAAGTAACGGGGAACTCAAAAAGTTTAAAGATAGATGTGGTAATGCAGGAAGATACTCAACAATTGGATGATGTTGTTGTGGTTGCTTACGGAACAGCTAAAAAACAATCTTTAGTTGGGGCTCAATCAACTATGACTGCTAAACAATTGGAAGTACGTCCTATAACGAACTTAACTAATGCTTTGAGTGGTATTGCTCCTGGTGTTCAGGTAACTACCTCTAGTGGACAACCAGGAAGTTCAAGTGATATTCGTATTCGTGGGTTCGGTTCTATCAATGCAGGAAATGATCCTATATACGTTTTAGATGGATCTATATACAGAGGAGCTATATCTGATATTCCTAGTCACGATATTGAAAGTATATCCGTTTTAAAAGATGCAGCTTCTTCATCACTTTATGGTTCAAGTGCGGGTAATGGTGTCGTTTTGATTACAACTAAAAAAGGTTCTTCTAAAGCTAAAAACACTCCTATTGTTACATATACCAATAACATAGGTTTTTCTAAAGAGGGTCAAGAGCATTATGAAACAGTAGGGGCGATGGATTATTACCCTTTGCGTTGGCAACAATGGTTTAACGAATACAAATATTCACGTAAATATACCGATGAACAAGCCGCTGCTGCCGCTAATAAAGATGTACTTGATGCTTTTAGGTACCAACCTTATGCAGG
This genomic window from Capnocytophaga canimorsus contains:
- a CDS encoding VOC family protein, coding for MTIKKIYACWVYVSDLEVSKAFFQKLGFVLKFQQEDWVEFDLGATSFAILKRPAEKGKVKPQKTRIMFEVDDMENLYETLKSQNVHFIGTIRYETYGKLLTFEDPDGNWFEFFEDKK
- the prfA gene encoding peptide chain release factor 1; translated protein: MLDRLNIVKQRFDEISDLIIQPDVISDQKRYIQLNKEYKDLKELIDKREEYIIVTSNISEAEEIIANETDAEMVEMAKMQLDEAKEKLPQLEEEIRFMLIPKDPEDAKNAVMEIRAGTGGDEASIFAGDLYRMYTKYCQSKGWNTSVMDYNEGTSGGYKEIIFEVTGDNVYGTLKFEAGVHRVQRVPQTETQGRVHTSAATVMVLPEAEEFDVELDMADVKIIRTTSTGPGGQSVNTTYSAIQLQHIPTGIEVRCQDEKSQHKNLDKALKVLRSRLYEMELAKKMEEDSARRKSMVSSGDRSAKIRTYNYPQGRVTDHRIGLTLYDLQNVINGDVQRLIDELQLAENTEKLKENDMF
- a CDS encoding DUF2911 domain-containing protein, translated to MKFYFTFFALCSTWIITAQNYKYPMASPRQTVTQQFSITSISVDYSRPGVRERKIFGELVPYGKIWRAGANEATSIKFGQDVLFGGKPTKAGTYAIFITPQEKEWTVVLNYDADAWGAYSYDPNENAIEIKVPVETQKTLQERLEYSFEDMTENKVNLIIKWEYVKVAIPIEVDKLENVNKIIQHLTEIKQLERDMGN
- the porT gene encoding type IX secretion/gliding motility protein PorT/SprT encodes the protein MKIHTFFITLLCLGWAGASSLWGQRKEPLYNLEHFDEKNVQWGYYFGINRFDFKFDYKDLNYSSNFNKEVGIEKNWGFNVGLSGDLRLIKYVNLRFEPGLVYNQKDLTFPGIEGKRNFLRQVKSTYIYIPLLLKFSSERWYNFKPYATIGASATINLSSNQGLSVDNSERRFRVKKHIFFYELGLGLDIYTPYFRMSPSIRGLFSLQNELIPDRDPNSNWTGNLNSIKSRGFLINLTFE
- the ubiE gene encoding bifunctional demethylmenaquinone methyltransferase/2-methoxy-6-polyprenyl-1,4-benzoquinol methylase UbiE — encoded protein: MTKNNITPYKDSDKGKKTQVRQMFNNISGNYDGLNRVISLGSDIKWRKIVVEKVAQITPKKVLDVATGTGDLAIALTQIPEVKVVGLDISEGMLAVGKEKISKKNLTHRIELMHGDSENLPFDDDTFDAVTVAFGVRNFENLEKGLSEIYRVMRPGGKLVVLETSVPEKFPFRQGYYLYTKFLMPTIGKLFSKDKSAYSYLSESASSFPYGKKFKAILEHVGYQKTNYFPQTLGGVATIYVGNKKG